The proteins below are encoded in one region of Penicillium psychrofluorescens genome assembly, chromosome: 4:
- a CDS encoding uncharacterized protein (ID:PFLUO_006751-T1.cds;~source:funannotate) produces the protein MPIVQASNLTMFRTHDYQITTVISTAIIADRKPIMTVVEFDGLTTNMPWLILFLQNWYSTTLTLYVYNADFEEEFLPIILVQLLRRLEGTTRQSVPDPGQSVPDPDLSIPDPDLSVPDPNLSVPDPFKPAAKLHFIAEAPISKFVEKAALRFHVKGTRYIFELARFDAYSPLKTKLIAMDSESTIPHVHWQRKTNCVLGGFGVRLRVDDYQLRNSYEANIVLDDHDLLCIYAENK, from the exons ATGCCCATCGTTCAGGCCTCGAATCTTACGATGTTCCGCACTCACGACTACCAGATCACCACTGTGATCTCGACGGCGATCATAGCAGACCGAAAGCCAATCATGACAGTCGTGGAGTTCGACGGCCTGACGACTAACATGCCATGGCTGATTCTATTTCTTCAAAATTGGTATTCAACTACTCTCACACTCTATGTTTACAATGCCGATTTCGAAGAAGAGTTTCTGCCGATTATATTAGTACAACTTCTACGACGGTTGGAGGGGACCACCCGGCAGAGCGTCCCAGACCCAGGCCAGAGCgtcccagacccagacctGAGCATCCCTGACCCTGACCTGAGCGTTCCAGACCCGAACCTGAGCGTCCCAGACCCCTTCAAACCCGCGGCGAAACTCCACTTCATAGCCGAAGCGCCCATATCGAAATTCGTCGAGAAAGCTGCTCTTCGCTTTCATGTGAAGGGTACTCGCTACATCTTCGAACTGGCCCGCTTCGATGCGTACAGTCCACTCAAGACGAAGTTGATTGCGATGGATAGCGAGTCTACGATACCTCATGTCCACTggcaaagaaaaaccaaCTGTGTCctgggcggcttcggcgTTCGCCTCAGA GTAGACGATTATCAGTTACGGAACAGCTATGAGGCAAATATTGTTCTCGACGACCACGATCTGCTTTGTATTTATGCCGAGAATAAATGA
- a CDS encoding uncharacterized protein (ID:PFLUO_006760-T1.cds;~source:funannotate) translates to MTSTSDSTTDLTSKTPSFEAFDSATAAEEAVQAWARDPGSPSQPSPPTMAKPTSTVIAA, encoded by the coding sequence ATGACTTCTACCAGCGACTCCACCACGGATTTGACCTCCAAGACTCCCTCCTTCGAAGCATTCGActccgccaccgccgccgaagaagcggTACAAGCCTGGGCGCGCGATCCGGGTTCTCCGTCACAACCAAGTCCTCCAACGATGGCAAAACCTACCTCCACTGTGATCGCAGCATGA
- a CDS encoding uncharacterized protein (ID:PFLUO_006757-T1.cds;~source:funannotate) produces MASSRDAPDQRSLSGSPDRDRDRRRVRREDDHHKSSRRDSPRRRSSRSPRRDRDRPRREHKDGSTDERRHRHRSHRHRDRREHDDEERPSKRRRSPRSRSPRRSRSPPPPQPLQRRGPLPSQSDAFTATDGTSDAPPAPEMQKPNFSNTGRLAAESNTVQVQGGQGVVLKYHEPPEARKPPPKEAWRLYVFKGEDLLEMVELGERSCWLVGRERVIVDFPLDHPSCSKQHAALQFRFVENRNEFGDRIGKVKPYLIDLESANGSSVNGEPVPAGRYVEVMDKDVLRFGLSSREYVMMLPPS; encoded by the coding sequence ATGGCCTCATCACGCGACGCCCCTGACCAGCGCTCACTGTCCGGCTCCCCAGATCGAGACCGCGATCGGCGGCGAGTCCGCCGCGAGGACGACCACCACAAGAGCTCCCGTCGAGACAGCCCTCGGCGACGGTCATCCCGCAGTCCACGCAGGGACCGGGAccgtcctcgtcgagaacaCAAGGACGGCTCTACAGACGAGCGAAGACACAGACACCGtagccaccgccaccgcgACAGACGCGAGCACGACGATGAGGAACGGCCATCAAAGAGACGCCGTAGCCCACGCTCGCGCTCTCCTCGACGATCACGCagtccaccgccgccacaacCACTTCAACGGCGTGGCCCGCTGCCCTCCCAATCCGACGCCTTCACCGCAACAGACGGGACCTCAGACGCACCACCAGCCCCCGAAATGCAAAAGCCCAATTTCAGCAACACCGGCCGGCTCGCGGCTGAAAGCAACACGGTGCAGGTCCAGGGCGGCCAAGGAGTTGTCCTGAAGTACCACGAACCTCCAGAGGCTCGCAAGCCCCCTCCGAAAGAGGCCTGGCGACTCTATGTGTTCAAGGGCGAAGATCtgttggagatggtggagcTGGGAGAGCGCAGCTGCTGGCTGGTCGGGCGGGAGCGAGTCATCGTTGATTTTCCGCTTGACCACCCCAGCTGCTCGAAACAGCATGCTGCGCTGCAGTTCCGGTTTGTCGAGAATCGGAATGAATTCGGGGACCGCATCGGCAAGGTCAAGCCGTACCTGATCGATCTGGAGAGCGCGAATGGGTCGAGCGTCAACGGGGAACCTGTCCCGGCGGGCCGCTATGTGGAGGTCATGGATAAGGACGTGCTACGGTTTGGGCTGAGCTCGCGCGAGTACGTGATGATGCTGCCTCCGAGCTGA
- a CDS encoding uncharacterized protein (ID:PFLUO_006761-T1.cds;~source:funannotate), producing MARIFITGSSDGIGLAAAKILSEQGHAVVLHARNADRAASTQKAVPKASAVLVGDLRSISEIKSLAKEANSHKPFDAIIHNAGIGFGSTSSREITADKISAVFAVNTLAPYILTCLMDRPTSRLLYMSSDSHYGGDESLRNVTQSHSYGDSKLHDVMLANAFARRWGQQIQVVSMHPGWVRTKMGGAGAPGGMDKPAKALAEWAIGSGQLAGLKSGTFFTTSGAESTHPGAGNVAKQEELLKVCGEVSGVAVPGDQ from the coding sequence ATGGCTCGCATATTCATCACCGGCTCCAGCgacggcatcggcctcgCAGCAGCCAAAATCCTCTCTGAGCAAGGCCACGCCGTGGTCCTGCACGCGCGAAACGCAGACCGCGCAGCCAGCACGCAAAAAGCGGTCCCCAAAGCTTCCGCCGTACTCGTAGGCGACCTGCGCTCCATCTCCGAGATCAAGAGCCtcgccaaagaagccaacTCGCACAAACCCTTCGACGCAATCATCCACAACGCCGGCATCGGCTTCGGCAGCACCTCCAGCCGGGAGATCACAGCCGACAAAATCTCCGCCGTGTTCGCCGTGAACACGTTAGCGCCCTACATCCTCACCTGTCTGATGGACCGCCCCACGTCCCGACTTCTGTACATGAGCTCGGACAGCCATTATGGCGGCGATGAGTCGCTGCGGAATGTGACGCAGTCTCATTCGTATGGCGATAGTAAATTGCACGATGTCATGCTTGCTAATGCGTTTGCGAGGCGCTGGGGTCAGCAGATCCAGGTGGTTAGCATGCATCCCGGCTGGGTGAGGACTAAGATGGGGGGCGCGGGTGCGCCGGGGGGGATGGATAAGCCAGCGAAGGCTTTGGCGGAGTGGGCCATTGGGAGTGGGCAGTTGGCTGGGTTGAAGAGTGGGACTTTTTTCACGACGAGCGGTGCGGAGTCGACGCATCCTGGTGCTGGGAATGTTGCGAAGCAGGAGGAGTTGTTGAAGGTTTGTGGGGAGGTTTCGGGGGTCGCTGTTCCTGGTGATCAGTAG
- a CDS encoding uncharacterized protein (ID:PFLUO_006754-T1.cds;~source:funannotate), with amino-acid sequence MTNPYEADPEKIPATDLYADVLFYGRYCPKPDDFRVDLQHVNSHTTESLRYWASVVSLCTEEIRIYPADEGGRDVFALGSVIVKSSHLHAREGAQYTEIDFSYADANEVQAIALAKTVLKDVKVPEIYFAGKVNGRQVLVQERLPGVGLSVASPYLSRDQRKSYKEQARKILHQLHAIKPTEKLQARSHVVPDPNILSNGRINPLEGDILFADTNYDPDMSFMHNDFTESNCIVDNGTVVGLIDWEMAGFFGWKTAGEVHRRIRTPQREHFVNANLREEQLQDMMFWGDLYDQGVPEN; translated from the exons ATGACGAACCCATATGAAGCGGACCCAGAAAAGATCCCTGCAACCGACTTGTACGCGGATGTACTGTTTTATGGCCGATACTGCCCGAAACCTGATGACTTCCGCGTTGATCTCCAGCATGTCAACTCCCATACTACGGAATCGCTGAGATACTGGGCCTCGGTTGTTAGTCTCTGCACCGAAGAGATTCGAATTTATCCTGCTGACGAAGGTGGGCGCGACGTTTTTGCTCTTGGTAGCGTGATCGTGAAATCCAGCCATCTCCACGCGCGCGAGGGTGCTCAATACACGGAGATTGACTTCTCATACGCCGATGCAAATGAGGTTCAGGCAATTGCTCTGGCAAAGACCGTTTTGAAGGATGTCAAAGTTCCAGAAATCTATTTTGCTGGCAAG GTCAATGGTCGCCAAGTTCTCGTCCAAGAAAGGCTTCCAGGTGTTGGATTGTCTGTCGCATCGCCGTATCTGTCTAGAGACCAGAGGAAGTCCTATAAAGAACAGGCCAGGAAGATACTCCATCAACTTCACGCTATCAAGCCCACAGAGAAACTTCAAGCTCGCTCTCACGTGGTACCGGACCCCAACATACTCAGTAACGGTCGGATCAATCCGTTAGAAGGGGACATCCTTTTTGCAGACACCAATTATGATCCAGATATGAGCTTCATGCATAACGATTTTACTGAGTCTAACTGTATTGTTGACAATGGCACAGTTGTGGGGCTGATTGACTGGGAAATGGCTGGATTTTTTGGCTGGAAGACTGCCGGAGAAGTCCACCGTCGGATCAGAACCCCCCAACGAGAGCATTTCGTAAATGCAAATTTGAGGGAGGAACAGCTTCAGGATATGATGTTCTGGGGTGACCTCTATGACCAGGGTGTGCCAGAAAATTAA
- a CDS encoding uncharacterized protein (ID:PFLUO_006753-T1.cds;~source:funannotate): MQVFDEKHLLWQNSKTCKDLAALVQDLLGINTVKKVLCFGLGDFCRSAPEWLKRQHKSWDEDSEVNNVIGCMIQHSMALTIAQLCRGNEIVSLLTQDPEYTEVAEEILTKKEFEIVGTHGAGGFAEIDEESIIISPFAAAPVKQIIADIARPVLIISTGFDVFNSNE, encoded by the coding sequence ATGCAAGTCTTTGACGAGAAACACTTGTTGTGGCAGAATAGCAAGACCTGCAAGGATTTGGCAGCCTTGGTCCAAGATTTACTCGGTATAAACACTGTGAAGAAAGTTCTCTGTTTCGGGCTCGGTGATTTTTGCCGTTCCGCGCCTGAATGGCTAAAAAGGCAGCACAAGTCCTGGGATGAGGACTCGGAGGTGAACAATGTGATAGGCTGCATGATCCAGCATTCGATGGCTCTTACTATCGCTCAACTTTGTCGTGGCAATGAAATAGTGTCTTTACTTACTCAAGACCCAGAGTATACAGAGGTCGCAGAAGAGATCCTAACTAAGAAAGAGTTCGAAATTGTTGGAACCCACGGTGCAGGAGGATTCGCGGAAATCGACGAGGAATCGATCATAATATCACCCTTTGCTGCCGCCCCAGTCAAGCAGATTATCGCTGATATTGCTCGGCCTGTGCTCATTATTTCTACCGGCTTTGATGTCTTTAATAGCAATGAGTAA
- a CDS encoding uncharacterized protein (ID:PFLUO_006759-T1.cds;~source:funannotate), giving the protein MNSLKRPLALFKALLVRIPLVLRTAFLNSIRMSPVTGKQNLRTELTVAIIRSFITFSSPMAKAQKDSMRDPGIQGPMWVSKVTLPEPGFDVRDAVLSAIEDLNGNGGTFDVPGIGAVEAEWTGYRNGVGKREPQPDISEEEKYRELRKEAPSDTTVLYFHGGAYFLMDPCTHRVPCAQLSRLTGAPVLSVRYRLAPQSPFPAALVDALTAYLSLIHPPPGALHKPVPANKIVLAGDSAGGNLSLALLQTLLTLKRAARPIRFHGQEVAVELPAGVATISPWCDITRSMPSLHRNAKFDYMDPPAPLPEEDAAEKVPFSSFPFPPDGVWPVTPPRVDMYAYASMALHPLASPLAASPELWKDAPPVFITTGEEGLTDEDLIMARRLHQAGVSVVAEQFEGMPHCHGFIMISTPTGKRFFENLAKFCRDAGAGSVESTGKLTYFGFQLQSTREIPLEQACEVSDEEVKDRMRRAAAWRMEGEQELQREWRERARL; this is encoded by the exons ATGAACTCCCTCAAGCGCCCACTGGCGCTGTTCAAGGCGCTGCTCGTGCGCATCCCCTTGGTCCTCCGGACGGCGTTCCTGAATAGCATCCGCATGTCTCCCGTGACAGGCAAGCAGAATCTGCGCACCGAACTGACCGTCGCCATCATCCGCTCCTTCATCACCTTCAGCTCGCCGATGGCCAAGGCTCAGAAAGACAGCATGCGCGACCCCGGCATCCAGGGCCCCATGTGGGTGTCCAAGGTCACCCTGCCAGAGCCCGGGTTCGACGTGCGCGATGCAGTCCTGAGCGCCATTGAGGACTTGAATGGGAATGGAGGCACCTTTGATGTCCCTGGTATCGGGGCAGTCGAAGCGGAGTGGACGGGGTATCGCAATGGCGTGGGGAAACGCGAACCGCAGCCGGATatctcggaggaggagaaatATCGCGAACTGCGCAAAGAAGCGCCGTCTGATACGACGGTGTTGTATTTCCATGGAGGCGCATACTT CTTGATGGATCCCTGCACGCACCGAGTCCCTTGTGCACAACTGTCTCGCTTAACGGGCGCCCCGGTGCTTTCAGTGCGATATCGTCTTGCGCCGCAGAGCCCTTTCCCTGCTGCCCTCGTGGACGCCCTGACCGCGTACCTGTCCCTCATCCACCCACCCCCGGGCGCATTGCACAAGCCCGTGCCCGCCAACAAGATCGTGCTGGCCGGCGACTCCGCCGGCGGAAACTTGTCTCTAGCCCTCCTGCAGACGCTTCTCACACTCAAGCGAGCAGCACGACCAATCCGCTTCCATGGCCAGGAAGTCGCCGTTGAGCTGCCGGCCGGAGTAGCGACCATCTCGCCGTGGTGCGATATCACCCGCTCGATGCCGTCCCTCCACCGGAATGCCAAATTCGACTACATGGATCCGCCCGCTCCTCTCCCCGAAGAAGACGCTGCCGAGAAAGTCCCTTTCTCGTCATTTCCCTTCCCGCCAGACGGCGTTTGGCCCGTCACTCCGCCCCGCGTCGACATGTACGCCTACGCTAGCATGGCGTTGCACCCGCTCGCCTCGCCGTTGGCTGCTAGTCCCGAGCTATGGAAGGATGCCCCGCCCGTCTTCATCACAactggcgaagaaggcctTACGGACGAAGACTTGATCATGGcacgccgcctccatcaAGCCGGAGTGTCTGTCGTCGCGGAGCAATTCGAGGGCATGCCGCACTGCCACGGCTTTATCATGATCTCCACCCCGACGGGCAAGCGTTTCTTTGAGAATCTGGCAAAGTTCTGTCGCGATGCTGGGGCTGGTAGTGTTGAATCGACGGGCAAGCTTACGTACTTCGGATTTCAACTCCAGTCCACCCGCGAGATCCCGCTCGAACAGGCCTGTGAGGTGAGTGATGAGGAGGTCAAAGACCGGATGCGCAGGGCTGCGGCATGGAGGATGGAGGGTGAGCAGGAGTTGCAGCGCGAGTGGCGGGAGAGAGCGCGGTTGTGA
- a CDS encoding uncharacterized protein (ID:PFLUO_006752-T1.cds;~source:funannotate): MIHGLLNITASRSYVPYQILENKQMLYEFLTEPDRFLYSIRRYSNALTTSMVFGWRTPTYEDAKMKQLFDGFSEFAEINQTGTAALIDFFPWLRALPEFMLPTKIKAKELHERERALYVGHWLRAKEDIRKGQIKPCFCVGLDEAQKFDGFSDDQAGYISGTLLEAGSDTTSSTLYGFVQAMLLYPDAQRKVQEEIDRVVGPDRLPTMDDEHDLPYVRACMKESLRWMPTTILGAVPHAVTQDDEYMGYVIPKGAGVMNNVWAIHMDEKRHPNPRKFNPERFKDDRQSLAEAAANPDASKRDQFTFGAGRRICPGIHIAERSLFLGISRMMWAFNVEPAVDEKGQPILPDADQLTQGFVCMPEKFEARIIPRSKEKADMVKREWEEAEAQCLDPETKQWLL, encoded by the coding sequence ATGATCCACGGACTTCTCAACATCACCGCATCTAGATCTTACGTGCCGTACCAAATACTCGAGAATAAACAAATGCTATACGAATTTCTGACGGAGCCTGACCGTTTTCTATACAGCATCCGGCGATACTCAAATGCCCTGACCACAAGCATGGTGTTTGGTTGGCGCACTCCCACATACGAGGACGCAAAGATGAAGCAGCTATTCGACGGGTTCTCCGAGTTTGCCGAGATCAACCAAACCGGAACTGCTGCCCTCATTGACTTCTTCCCGTGGCTGAGAGCACTGCCGGAGTTTATGTTGCCGACCAAGATAAAGGCAAAAGAGCTCCACGAGCGTGAGAGGGCGCTTTATGTAGGCCACTGGCTTCGCGCAAAAGAAGATATTCGCAAGGGTCAGATCAAACCCTGTTTCTGTGTAGGGCTAGACGAAGCACAGAAATTTGATGGCTTTAGCGATGACCAAGCCGGATATATCTCAGGCACTCTTCTTGAGGCAGGCTCGGACACTACATCCAGCACCTTGTACGGGTTTGTCCAGGCTATGCTCCTTTATCCCGATGCCCAGCGAAAGGttcaggaagagatcgacCGAGTCGTGGGACCAGATCGTCTGCCAACAATGGACGATGAACATGATCTTCCGTACGTGCGCGCATGCATGAAGGAAAGCCTGCGGTGGATGCCCACGACTATCTTGGGGGCCGTACCACATGCCGTCACGCAGGATGACGAGTATATGGGATATGTCATCCCAAAGGGGGCCGGAGTGATGAATAACGTCTGGGCCATCCATATGGACGAGAAGCGCCATCCCAACCCTCGGAAATTTAACCCTGAACGATTCAAGGATGACCGACAGAGCCTGGCCGAGGCAGCCGCCAACCCCGACGCGTCTAAACGTGATCAGTTCACCTTCGGTGCAGGACGACGGATATGCCCTGGTATTCATATTGCGGAACGCAGTCTGTTCCTTGGCATCTCCCGGATGATGTGGGCGTTCAATGTGGAACCGGCTGTGGATGAGAAAGGGCAACCAATCCTGCCTGATGCGGATCAGTTGACGCAGGGATTTGTGTGCATGCCGGAGAAATTCGAAGCGCGAATCATTCCCCGAtccaaggagaaggcggatATGGTGAAgagggagtgggaggaagcagaagcgcaATGTTTGGATCCCGAGACGAAGCAGTGGCTGCTTTAA
- a CDS encoding uncharacterized protein (ID:PFLUO_006755-T1.cds;~source:funannotate), which yields MTSTRAIVSHGSYKTGGWKLQDITLRSLQEKELLVEIVASGVCQTDLHFGGAEFGFGVHYPRVMGHEGAGYIHEIGPGTTAFQVGDPVILSFSACQSCETCTRGHPAHCFHFDPINFEVAWDDTHVFTSSSDPSPIYGKFFGQSSFASYSIVRADSVINVRGLVASREELQLLSPLGCGIQTGSGAILNAAQVSAEDRIAVLGLGGVGLSAVMGAKIAGCKQVIGIDRHASRLELAKELGATHVLQVDPAADIQAVSEAVRAMTGGLGVNVVLDTTGVPALIAQGVKMAGCKGKILQVGTAPPTATLEIPIHEFMVSGKQFMGVVEGDVNPKEYVPKMVKWVQEGTLPLQRIVTFYKAEEFEKAIADMQSGQTIKPVILW from the exons atgACATCCACACGAGCGATCGTCTCCCACGGCTCCTACAAAACCGGCGGCTGGAAACTCCAAGACATCACCCTACGCTCActacaagaaaaagaactcCTGGTCGAGATCGTAGCCTCAGGCGTCTGCCAAACAGATCTCCATTTTGGCGGTGCCGAATTCGGCTTCGGAGTCCACTACCCCCGAGTCATGGGCCATGAAG GAGCCGGCTACATCCACGAGATCGGGCCGGGCACAACAGCCTTCCAAGTCGGTGATCCGGTgatcctctccttctccgcatgCCAGAGCTGTGAGACCTGCACGCGCGGCCATCCAGCACACTGCTTCCACTTCGACCCGATCAACTTCGAGGTCGCGTGGGACGACACACACGTCTTCACAAGCTCGTCGGACCCATCCCCCATCTATGGGAAATTCTTCGGACAGTCCAGTTTCGCGAGCTACTCCATCGTGCGGGCGGACTCGGTCATCAACGTGCGCGGGCTGGTGGCCTCGcgggaggagctgcagcTTCTCTCGCCGCTGGGGTGCGGGATCCAGACGGGCAGCGGGGCGATTCTGAACGCGGCCCAGGTGAGCGCCGAGGACCGGATTGCGGTGCTAGGGTTAGGCGGGGTGGGGTTGAGCGCGGTAATGGGCGCAAAAATCGCTGGGTGCAAGCAGGTTATTGGGATTGATCGACATGCGTCAAGGCTAGAGCTggcgaaggagctgggcgcgaCGCATGTCCTGCAGGTCGATCCGGCGGCGGATATCCAGGCTGTCTCGGAGGCGGTGCGGGCGATGACCGGGGGACTCGGCGTCAATGTGGTGTTGGATACTACCGGGGTGCCGGCATTGATTGCGCAGGGGGTCAAGATGGCGGGCTGTAAGGGGAAGATTTTGCAGGTGGGGACAgcgccgccgacggcgacACTGGAGATCCCGATTCATGAGTTCATGGTCTCCGGAAAGCAGTTTATGGGCGTGGTAGAGGGTGATGTGAACCCGAAGGAGTATGTGCCGAAGATGGTGAAGTGGGTGCAGGAGGGCACGTTGCCGCTGCAGAGGATAGTTACGTTTTATaaggcggaggagtttgagaaggcGATTGCTGATATGCAGTCTGGGCAGACGATTAAGCCGGTTATTCTTTGGTAG
- a CDS encoding uncharacterized protein (ID:PFLUO_006758-T1.cds;~source:funannotate), which produces MRRRKYATASNFPSREYSWPTATSFTPYDVFNLQRDASYSKNRYYDLVKIYHPDRPSNDPLSRGLTPAVRLQRYRIIVAAHEILSDPSKRAAYDLHGTGWVHGPKRYNTVAEATAEWGPYGSTIYANATWEDWERWHNRDQGPQRHFVDHRTFTRLVVLLLLFGGAVNASWIGHVSNGYEQRLQEVNEETTRLLIGRRHNTVHQMDSNDARVQGFLIRRDPSGSGLQDGEQSIYQKELSPRSRDSAGPEHAQTVDAAKSDST; this is translated from the coding sequence ATGAGACGTAGGAAGTATGCCACTGCGTCAAACTTCCCGAGCAGAGAGTACTCATGGCCGACCGCTACATCATTTACTCCCTATGATGTGTTCAATCTGCAGCGTGACGCCTCATACTCGAAGAACCGATACTatgacctggtcaagatcTACCACCCGGACCGACCCTCTAACGACCCTCTCTCCCGAGGGCTGACCCCCGCAGTCAGACTGCAGCGATATCGGATTATCGTTGCAGCCCACGAAATCCTCTCCGATCCAAGCAAACGAGCCGCCTACGACCTGCACGGCACGGGCTGGGTCCACGGGCCGAAGAGATACAACACAGTCGCCGAAGCGACGGCAGAGTGGGGGCCGTACGGGTCGACCATCTACGCCAACGCGACATGGGAGGACTGGGAGCGATGGCATAATCGTGACCAGGGCCCGCAACGGCATTTTGTCGACCACCGCACCTTCACCCGACTCGTCGTCCTGCTCCTCTTGTTCGGCGGTGCCGTGAATGCGTCGTGGATCGGGCACGTGAGCAATGGCTATGAACAGCGGCTGCAGGAGGTCAACGAGGAGACTACACGTCTCCTAATCGGCCGCCGGCACAATACCGTCCACCAGATGGACTCGAACGATGCTCGTGTCCAGGGCTTCTTGATCCGACGAGATCCCTCGGGCTCCGGGCTCCAAGATGGGGAGCAGTCTATATACCAGAAGGAACTCAGCCCTCGTAGCCGTGACTCGGCTGGTCCGGAGCATGCACAGACGGTCGATGCGGCGAAATCGGACTCTACATAA
- a CDS encoding uncharacterized protein (ID:PFLUO_006756-T1.cds;~source:funannotate) produces MSAARFALMRARVAMPARSSGFLATRTLSSSAVMNKSPVEATKDTLKKADRTVSDAAVKGLNKGEEARDKLKEAVGSTTQEAKAKSREVKGEAAEYAGEGKGKAEEALGEAKGKTKEAMGEAKGKINEASR; encoded by the exons ATGTCGGCTGCACGCTTCGCCCTGATGAGAGCCCGTGTGGCAATGCCCGCGCGCTCGTCGGGTTTCCTGGCTACTCGGACCCTTTCATCGTCTGCCGTGATGAACAAGAGCCCTGTCGAGGCGACCAAAGATACTCTCAAGAAGGCGGATCGGACTGTATCTGATGCGGCAGTCAAGGGTCTGAACAAGGGCG AGGAGGCTCGTGACAAGCTCAAGGAAGCCGTTGGTTCGACCACCCaagaggccaaggccaagtCGCGTGAGGTGAAGGGCGAGGCGGCCGAGTATGCCGGGGAGGGCAAAGGaaaggcggaggaggcgctAGGCGAGGCCAAGGGGAAAACGAAGGAGGCGATGGGCGAGGCCAAGGGAAAGATCAACGAGGCGTCGAGATAG